A stretch of Clostridium sp. BJN0001 DNA encodes these proteins:
- a CDS encoding tetratricopeptide repeat protein has protein sequence MSNIIDIKKVKDSLINLDNNFDTMSDSALKKYASAGNIYAQNELGDRYYTGYDGKKNYNEAFKWYKRAAVDGFKTAQYNLGDMYYCGYGAEQNYEEAFKWFYKAAVNDVTEAQCNLGCMYEDGQGVKKDYKEALKWFKKASEKGDYFSEYNIGNMYLNGNGVQISYEKAFFYHKKSADSGYCKAQNTLGYLYENGLGIEKSYEKAFLYYKKASDSEYPYAEFNLATMYYYGYGTEKNLRKSYELYKKAAKSGIIEAENILKEKF, from the coding sequence ATGAGTAACATTATAGATATAAAGAAGGTGAAGGATAGTTTAATTAATTTAGACAATAACTTTGACACCATGAGTGATAGTGCATTAAAGAAGTATGCTTCAGCAGGGAATATATACGCTCAAAATGAACTTGGAGATAGATATTATACTGGATATGATGGCAAAAAAAATTATAATGAAGCCTTTAAATGGTATAAAAGAGCAGCTGTAGACGGTTTTAAAACAGCACAGTATAACCTTGGAGATATGTATTACTGTGGCTATGGAGCTGAGCAAAATTATGAAGAGGCTTTTAAATGGTTTTATAAAGCAGCAGTAAATGATGTAACTGAGGCACAGTGTAATTTAGGCTGTATGTATGAAGATGGTCAAGGAGTTAAAAAAGATTATAAAGAAGCTCTAAAGTGGTTTAAAAAAGCCAGTGAAAAAGGTGATTATTTTTCAGAGTATAATATTGGTAATATGTATTTAAACGGTAATGGAGTTCAGATTTCTTATGAAAAAGCATTTTTTTATCATAAAAAATCTGCAGATTCAGGTTACTGTAAAGCGCAAAATACATTAGGATATTTATATGAAAATGGACTTGGCATAGAAAAGTCTTATGAAAAAGCATTTCTTTATTATAAGAAAGCTTCAGATTCTGAATATCCATATGCAGAGTTTAATCTTGCAACAATGTATTATTATGGGTATGGAACAGAAAAGAACTTAAGAAAATCATATGAATTATATAAAAAAGCAGCTAAAAGTGGAATAATTGAAGCAGAGAATATTCTAAAGGAAAAATTTTAA
- a CDS encoding ImmA/IrrE family metallo-endopeptidase gives MKTIYNLFSLMNSEKIMFYDSVNLQSIGSLGIYFSTPPNLSVIALDNSLLSSSPVYLSVLSEEVGHHFTTFSNLIRPSKSYLDKIYKSKDEHKAKRWAANYLISDSDFVQALNSCIISIPEMAEYFNVTEEIIKYKISSIVTNEILYSKIRKNFIKRDIPYLSCAI, from the coding sequence ATGAAAACTATTTATAATTTATTTAGCTTAATGAATTCTGAAAAAATAATGTTCTATGATTCTGTAAACTTGCAATCTATAGGTTCACTAGGCATATACTTTTCTACGCCTCCAAATCTATCTGTAATTGCACTTGATAACTCTCTCCTATCTAGTAGCCCAGTATATTTATCTGTTTTATCAGAAGAAGTAGGCCATCATTTTACTACTTTTTCTAATCTCATAAGGCCTTCTAAAAGCTATCTTGATAAAATCTATAAAAGTAAAGATGAACATAAAGCTAAAAGATGGGCAGCAAACTATTTAATCAGTGATTCAGACTTTGTACAAGCTCTTAATAGTTGCATAATTTCAATTCCTGAAATGGCTGAATACTTTAATGTAACCGAAGAAATAATAAAATACAAAATTTCCTCCATTGTTACTAATGAAATATTATATTCAAAAATAAGAAAAAACTTTATAAAAAGAGATATACCCTATCTTTCATGTGCTATTTAG
- a CDS encoding DNA topoisomerase III: protein MSKILVLAEKPSVGRELAKVLGCRENKGAYIEGSKYVVTWAMGHLVGLMDPEGYDNKYKEWKMDTLPMLPKHMKLIVLKKTSKQYSIVKKLLIRQDIKEIVIATDAGREGELVARWILEKSGVKKPFKRLWISSQTKKAILDGFNNLKPGKDYDNLYKAAVCRAEADWLVGLNVTRALTCKYNAQLSAGRVQSPTLYMIVKREEEIKNFKPVPFYTIDAFSDKFTLSFINKDNNIRIFNKENAEKIASSLKNKEAVITKVHKSEKKKYSPALYDLTELQRDANKIYGYSAKQTLNIMQRLYENYKILTYPRTDSRYITTDVVSTLKDRLKAVSTGEYRKYAEEILSKSIKGNNRFVNNSKVSDHHAIIPTEERPNLASLSSEERKIYDLVVKRFLSMLLPPSEYTEIKIEAEVSGHKLVAKGKTIKLKGYKKVYDRINDENKDDSDIKNQILPQINEKDEIKIQNVKLKTCHTNPPARFTEATLLSAMENPHKVMNINKEAAKTLGETGGLGTVATRADIIEKLFNSYVIEKSGKDIIPTSKGKQLINLVPKDLKSPLLTANWEKKLDEISKGREDDHAFVKEMRNYSVALVEDVKCTDNKFVHDNKTGKKCPNCGQYLLEVKTKHGVMNVCPDRNCGYKESVSRLTNARCPECKKKLEIRGHGDGKIYVCTEKSCNFREKASVFEKRFDKKGKVNKREVNKIMRKMKKEAEEPMNNPFAALLGNMNFDKK, encoded by the coding sequence ATGAGTAAAATTCTTGTATTAGCAGAAAAACCGAGTGTAGGAAGAGAACTTGCAAAAGTATTAGGATGCAGGGAAAATAAAGGAGCATATATTGAAGGCTCAAAATATGTAGTAACATGGGCAATGGGACATTTAGTAGGACTTATGGATCCTGAAGGATACGATAATAAATATAAGGAATGGAAGATGGATACTTTACCTATGCTACCAAAGCATATGAAATTAATAGTCCTTAAAAAAACATCTAAACAATATAGCATAGTAAAAAAACTTCTTATACGTCAAGACATAAAAGAAATAGTAATTGCAACAGATGCTGGAAGAGAAGGAGAGTTAGTTGCAAGATGGATTTTAGAAAAATCAGGAGTTAAAAAGCCATTTAAAAGATTATGGATTTCTTCTCAGACTAAAAAAGCAATTTTAGACGGGTTTAATAATTTAAAACCAGGAAAAGATTATGATAATTTATATAAAGCTGCAGTATGTAGAGCAGAAGCAGACTGGCTTGTAGGGCTTAATGTTACAAGAGCACTTACATGTAAGTATAATGCACAGCTTTCCGCAGGAAGAGTGCAGTCTCCTACATTATATATGATAGTAAAAAGGGAAGAAGAAATAAAAAACTTTAAGCCAGTACCATTTTACACAATAGATGCTTTTTCTGATAAATTCACTCTATCATTTATAAATAAAGATAATAATATAAGAATTTTTAATAAGGAAAATGCAGAAAAAATAGCATCCTCTCTTAAAAATAAAGAGGCTGTAATTACAAAAGTTCATAAATCTGAAAAGAAAAAATATTCACCTGCACTTTATGATTTAACAGAACTTCAAAGAGATGCAAATAAAATTTATGGATATTCTGCAAAACAGACACTTAATATAATGCAGAGGCTCTATGAAAATTATAAGATATTAACTTATCCAAGAACAGATTCAAGATATATAACAACAGATGTAGTATCAACATTAAAAGATAGGTTAAAAGCTGTTTCTACAGGAGAGTATAGAAAATATGCAGAAGAGATATTATCTAAAAGCATAAAAGGAAATAATCGTTTTGTTAATAATAGTAAGGTAAGTGATCACCATGCTATAATTCCAACAGAAGAGAGACCAAATCTTGCATCATTATCATCTGAAGAGAGAAAAATTTATGATTTAGTTGTAAAAAGATTTTTAAGTATGCTTCTTCCTCCATCTGAATATACAGAAATAAAGATAGAAGCTGAAGTTTCAGGTCATAAGCTTGTTGCTAAAGGAAAAACAATAAAGTTAAAAGGTTATAAAAAAGTATATGATAGAATAAATGATGAAAATAAAGATGACAGCGATATAAAAAATCAGATTCTTCCTCAAATTAATGAAAAAGATGAGATAAAGATTCAAAATGTAAAGCTAAAGACATGTCATACAAATCCTCCTGCAAGATTTACAGAGGCAACTTTATTATCAGCTATGGAAAATCCTCATAAAGTAATGAACATAAATAAAGAAGCAGCAAAAACTCTTGGAGAAACAGGTGGACTTGGAACTGTTGCAACAAGAGCTGATATTATAGAAAAGCTTTTTAATTCATATGTTATAGAAAAAAGTGGTAAGGATATAATTCCAACTTCAAAAGGAAAACAGCTTATTAATTTAGTACCAAAAGATTTAAAATCACCTCTTTTAACAGCTAACTGGGAGAAAAAGCTTGATGAAATATCAAAAGGAAGAGAAGATGATCATGCTTTTGTAAAAGAGATGAGAAATTATTCAGTAGCACTTGTTGAAGATGTAAAATGCACAGATAATAAATTTGTTCATGATAATAAAACAGGAAAGAAATGTCCAAATTGCGGTCAGTATCTTTTAGAAGTAAAAACAAAACATGGAGTAATGAATGTATGTCCTGATAGAAATTGTGGATATAAAGAAAGTGTATCAAGGCTAACAAATGCAAGATGTCCTGAATGTAAAAAGAAACTTGAGATTCGTGGACACGGAGATGGAAAAATATACGTTTGTACAGAAAAAAGTTGCAATTTTAGAGAAAAAGCTTCAGTATTTGAAAAGAGATTTGATAAAAAAGGAAAAGTTAATAAAAGAGAAGTAAATAAAATAATGAGAAAAATGAAAAAGGAAGCTGAAGAGCCTATGAATAATCCATTTGCAGCTTTACTTGGCAATATGAATTTTGATAAGAAGTAA
- a CDS encoding AAA family ATPase translates to MKLLKIKIKGLKLFKDELEIDFFAEQRVGSKKNEMLYKLFSNIYINNVIALIGINASGKTSILKVISFVINMLNNEPINKIVYNDILNGINYEDEVIFETYFYSEENYINKLETVVKKDDKPQNVENKYIIKEEKLWRKNLRTAKTKKSLFEFEKLNSAQIRNADEEFLMEVLALLFP, encoded by the coding sequence ATGAAGTTACTAAAAATCAAAATTAAAGGTTTAAAACTTTTTAAAGATGAACTTGAAATAGACTTTTTTGCAGAACAACGTGTTGGTTCTAAAAAAAATGAAATGTTATATAAATTGTTTTCTAATATTTATATTAATAATGTTATTGCATTAATAGGAATTAATGCGTCAGGAAAAACGTCAATTCTAAAAGTTATATCTTTTGTAATTAATATGTTAAATAATGAACCAATCAATAAAATTGTTTACAACGATATTTTAAATGGAATAAATTATGAGGATGAAGTGATATTTGAGACATATTTTTATTCAGAAGAAAATTATATAAATAAATTAGAAACTGTTGTAAAAAAAGATGACAAACCCCAAAATGTTGAAAATAAATATATAATTAAAGAAGAAAAACTTTGGAGAAAAAACTTAAGAACAGCAAAAACTAAAAAAAGTCTTTTTGAATTTGAAAAATTGAATTCAGCTCAAATAAGAAATGCAGATGAAGAATTTTTGATGGAAGTGTTAGCATTATTATTTCCTTAA
- a CDS encoding recombinase family protein: MKTIAIYSRKSKFTEEGESIENQINMCINYAKNILCITDYEIFQDEGFSGGNINRPQFKKMMKQIKAKKFSHLICYRLDRISRNVADFTNTLQILIKNDVSFVSIKEQFDTSTAMGRAMMNISATFAQLERETIAERIKDNLRELSKTGRWLGGPAPLGYESITVENTDGKGKSRKKHILKINDTEIKIVKLVFELFIKYKSFQHVSRALESKGIYSRKGSVFSRELVKQMINNPVYVVADKKILAYLKDKGCEIYKEDSINNFNGIMPYNRRNKKGCFNKINEWIISIGEHPGIIFSDIWIECQNISSQIKLKASNRQYTSTDALLSGLVICAHCGSSMAPRNQIYKSTDNTKSLYRYYTCNLKSKASKRCDNTALNAYKAEDFVVKRIKLTTEDDILKLYLNNKERTHIKINNKESIKKLNSDIELNKKSISNLVRKVSFLDDNDPLNKTYQEEIRTILEENKKLENQIITLNNENEKIKELHESLDQIIELYANFKKFYDVVENFDDKKRLIRSVVKFVVWDSSTKTLDVVPIGSSLERTDFNNSFANKSTEQKRWHMSK; the protein is encoded by the coding sequence TTGAAAACCATAGCAATTTATTCAAGAAAAAGTAAATTCACCGAAGAAGGTGAATCAATAGAAAACCAAATTAATATGTGCATTAATTATGCAAAAAATATTCTTTGTATAACTGATTATGAGATCTTTCAAGATGAAGGTTTTTCAGGGGGAAATATAAACAGGCCACAATTTAAAAAAATGATGAAACAGATAAAAGCGAAAAAATTTTCACATTTAATTTGTTATAGATTAGATCGTATATCTCGTAATGTTGCCGATTTTACAAATACTCTTCAGATTCTTATAAAGAATGATGTATCCTTTGTAAGTATTAAAGAACAGTTTGACACTTCTACTGCAATGGGAAGAGCTATGATGAATATTTCTGCAACATTTGCACAATTAGAGCGTGAAACTATTGCAGAACGTATTAAAGATAATTTAAGAGAATTATCTAAAACAGGCAGATGGCTAGGTGGGCCTGCTCCACTTGGCTATGAATCTATTACGGTTGAAAATACAGATGGAAAAGGCAAAAGCAGAAAGAAACATATACTCAAGATAAATGATACTGAAATAAAAATTGTAAAATTAGTTTTCGAACTTTTTATTAAATATAAGAGTTTTCAACACGTTAGTCGTGCATTAGAAAGCAAAGGTATTTATAGCAGAAAAGGTAGTGTATTTTCTCGTGAGCTTGTAAAACAAATGATAAATAATCCAGTATATGTAGTTGCTGATAAAAAAATTCTAGCCTATTTAAAAGATAAAGGCTGCGAAATATATAAAGAAGATTCAATAAATAATTTTAATGGAATTATGCCATATAATAGACGTAATAAAAAAGGATGTTTCAATAAAATAAACGAATGGATTATTTCAATAGGTGAACATCCAGGAATAATTTTTTCAGATATATGGATAGAGTGCCAAAATATAAGCTCCCAAATAAAGTTAAAGGCTTCAAATAGACAATATACAAGTACTGATGCATTATTAAGTGGTTTAGTTATTTGTGCTCATTGTGGCTCTTCTATGGCTCCACGAAACCAAATATATAAATCTACTGATAATACTAAAAGTCTATATAGATACTATACTTGCAACTTAAAAAGTAAAGCTAGCAAAAGATGTGATAATACTGCTCTTAATGCATATAAAGCTGAAGATTTTGTTGTTAAACGCATTAAGCTTACAACTGAAGACGATATATTGAAATTATATTTAAACAATAAAGAAAGAACCCATATAAAGATAAATAATAAAGAATCAATAAAAAAGCTTAATTCTGACATTGAACTAAATAAAAAATCAATAAGCAATTTGGTAAGAAAAGTATCTTTCTTAGATGATAATGATCCTCTAAATAAAACTTACCAGGAAGAAATTCGAACTATTCTTGAAGAAAATAAAAAATTAGAGAATCAAATTATAACTTTAAATAATGAAAATGAAAAGATAAAGGAATTACATGAAAGTCTAGATCAGATTATTGAGCTATATGCTAATTTTAAAAAGTTTTATGATGTTGTAGAAAATTTTGATGATAAAAAACGTCTTATAAGAAGTGTAGTAAAATTTGTAGTTTGGGACAGCTCTACTAAGACTTTAGATGTTGTACCAATAGGCTCTTCACTTGAGAGAACAGACTTTAATAATTCTTTTGCAAATAAGTCAACTGAGCAGAAGAGATGGCACATGTCGAAATAA
- a CDS encoding Wadjet anti-phage system protein JetD domain-containing protein, with amino-acid sequence MKLFLNNNNKIINLEEIEKTYKTENYEELVNIVINLLEENKIIPVKSSGGNGKNPTLYKKYRILNKKEDKSDIKDEIYYKLSPKLSIEYYKNHLNKYEEHRKYILMLSDFLNNKEELLSETVSMNERSFQIWRREKFLQKEGGKTIVKNLGLELSYLNYYDTSEPLAYYSKSKEVPQKILILENKDTYYTMRRHLISGGKKILGEYISTLIYGGGKNINKAFKDYKISVEDYVSNGKNRILYFGDLDYEGIIIYESLFKLFSKEYNITPFVNGYKKMIDKAKEEEISLPKTKEGQNKHINEIFLREFDNNYRLQIEKILKDGFFIPQEIVNITDLKL; translated from the coding sequence ATGAAACTATTTTTAAATAATAACAATAAAATTATAAATTTAGAAGAAATAGAAAAAACATACAAAACAGAAAATTATGAAGAATTAGTTAATATAGTTATAAATTTATTAGAAGAAAACAAAATCATACCTGTAAAAAGCAGCGGCGGAAATGGTAAAAATCCAACATTATACAAAAAATACAGAATACTAAACAAAAAAGAAGATAAAAGCGATATAAAGGATGAAATATACTATAAGCTTTCGCCTAAATTAAGCATTGAATATTACAAAAATCACCTAAATAAATATGAAGAACATAGAAAATATATTCTTATGTTAAGTGATTTTCTTAATAATAAAGAGGAACTATTAAGTGAAACTGTTTCTATGAATGAAAGATCTTTTCAGATATGGAGAAGAGAAAAGTTTCTGCAAAAGGAAGGTGGAAAGACTATTGTAAAAAATTTAGGCTTAGAATTAAGCTATTTAAATTATTATGATACTTCTGAACCTTTAGCTTATTATTCAAAATCAAAAGAAGTTCCTCAAAAGATTTTAATATTGGAAAATAAGGATACTTATTATACTATGAGAAGACATTTGATTTCTGGAGGAAAAAAGATATTGGGGGAATATATAAGTACACTTATATATGGTGGAGGCAAGAATATAAATAAGGCTTTCAAAGATTATAAAATATCTGTTGAGGATTATGTATCAAACGGTAAAAATAGAATTTTGTACTTTGGTGATTTAGACTATGAAGGAATAATTATATATGAAAGTTTATTTAAATTATTTAGCAAAGAGTATAATATAACTCCTTTTGTAAATGGATATAAGAAAATGATTGATAAGGCAAAAGAAGAAGAAATTTCTCTACCTAAAACTAAAGAAGGACAGAATAAACATATTAACGAAATATTTTTAAGAGAATTTGATAATAATTACAGATTACAAATAGAAAAAATATTAAAGGATGGTTTTTTTATACCACAAGAAATAGTAAATATTACAGATTTAAAATTATGA
- a CDS encoding DUF2164 domain-containing protein, translating into MKKDKFKIEKEKRDKLIDEIKTFYYEEHDEEIGDLKASIILDFFIEKLAPEIYNIAIYDSYKYIQDKAEDLLSLEK; encoded by the coding sequence ATGAAGAAAGATAAATTTAAAATAGAAAAAGAAAAAAGAGATAAACTTATAGATGAGATAAAAACTTTTTATTATGAAGAACATGATGAAGAAATAGGTGATTTAAAGGCGTCTATTATATTAGATTTTTTTATTGAAAAATTAGCACCTGAAATTTATAATATAGCAATTTATGACTCATATAAATATATTCAGGATAAAGCAGAAGATTTATTGTCATTAGAAAAATAG
- a CDS encoding alpha/beta hydrolase has product MENINVIKSYWNVNLKSEIIDNGSDTLAVILPGIGYTCDRPLLDYNKRLMIQLGFDVLPISFGFQIAGKKLKVHEEFKYIYEETKELINMSLKKKYKNIILVAKSLGTIVLSLLNNEIKDRNVINIYLTPVDATMDVGISEGSLVFYGTNDPRITSKTVSKIEKIKDVSLVKIENADHSLNVKNDILKSIDIIKYVIEKEKEYLEKFF; this is encoded by the coding sequence ATGGAAAATATAAATGTTATTAAATCGTATTGGAATGTAAATTTAAAAAGTGAAATAATAGATAATGGAAGTGATACTTTAGCAGTTATTCTTCCTGGAATAGGATATACTTGTGATAGACCTCTTCTTGATTATAATAAGAGACTTATGATACAATTAGGATTCGATGTACTACCTATAAGTTTTGGATTCCAGATAGCAGGAAAAAAGCTTAAAGTGCATGAAGAATTTAAATATATTTATGAAGAAACAAAAGAATTAATAAATATGTCATTAAAGAAAAAATATAAAAATATAATACTTGTGGCAAAAAGCCTTGGAACTATTGTTTTATCACTTCTTAATAATGAAATTAAAGATAGAAATGTAATAAATATATATCTTACACCTGTAGATGCTACAATGGATGTAGGAATAAGTGAAGGCTCTTTAGTATTTTATGGAACAAATGATCCAAGAATAACATCTAAAACTGTATCTAAAATAGAAAAAATAAAAGATGTATCATTAGTTAAAATAGAGAATGCAGATCATTCACTTAATGTAAAAAATGATATACTAAAAAGTATAGATATTATAAAATATGTTATAGAAAAAGAAAAGGAGTATCTAGAAAAATTTTTCTAA
- a CDS encoding ACT domain-containing protein — MKAILTVIGQDKVGIIAGVSAKLEEYNINILDVNQTIMHNFFTMIMVLDCKDVKCSFDEIKKGLQDKGKNLGVDVKIQREEIFKSMHTL; from the coding sequence ATGAAAGCAATATTAACAGTAATTGGGCAAGATAAAGTAGGAATTATAGCAGGTGTAAGTGCTAAACTTGAAGAATATAATATTAATATTCTTGATGTTAACCAAACAATTATGCATAATTTTTTTACAATGATAATGGTATTAGACTGTAAAGACGTTAAATGCAGTTTTGATGAGATAAAGAAAGGTCTTCAAGATAAAGGAAAAAATCTTGGAGTAGATGTAAAGATTCAAAGAGAAGAAATATTTAAGTCTATGCATACATTATAA
- a CDS encoding PFL family protein: MDSNKILETIKMIEEEKLDIRTITMGISLLDCIDSDGKKSRDKIYDKITKSAENLVKVGNDIENEYGIPIVNKRVSVTPISLVAGASGDTDYVEYAKTLDKAAHAVGIDFLGGFSALVHKGCTKSDRILIASIPQALAETELVCSSVNVGSSKCGINMNAVRDMGEIVKKTAELTKEQKGFGCAKLVIFANAVEDNPFMAGAFHGIGEAERIINVGVSGPGVVKRALEKVRGESFDVVAETIKKTTFKITRMGQMVAKEASDRLNVPFGIVDLSLAPTPAVGDSVAEILEEIGLESVGGHGTTAALAMLNDQVKKGGVMACSHVGGLSGAFIPVSEDSGMIKAAVNGNINIQKLEAMTCVCSVGLDMIAIPGDTPASTISAMIADEAAIGVINNKTTAVRVIPAPGCKVGDMVEFGGLLGAAPVMAVNTSSSELFAKRGGRIPAPIHSFKN, from the coding sequence ATGGATAGTAATAAAATTTTAGAAACAATAAAAATGATAGAGGAAGAAAAACTCGATATCAGAACTATTACAATGGGTATTTCTCTCCTAGATTGTATTGATAGTGATGGAAAAAAGTCAAGAGATAAGATTTATGATAAAATAACTAAATCAGCAGAAAATCTTGTAAAAGTAGGAAATGACATAGAAAATGAATATGGAATTCCAATAGTTAATAAAAGAGTTTCAGTAACTCCAATATCACTTGTTGCAGGAGCATCAGGAGATACTGATTATGTTGAATATGCCAAGACATTAGATAAAGCTGCACATGCAGTTGGAATTGATTTTCTTGGAGGATTTTCAGCACTTGTACATAAAGGATGCACTAAAAGTGATAGAATACTTATAGCATCTATTCCTCAGGCACTTGCAGAAACTGAACTTGTATGTTCATCTGTAAATGTTGGATCATCTAAATGCGGAATTAATATGAATGCAGTTAGAGATATGGGAGAAATCGTAAAGAAGACTGCAGAACTTACAAAAGAGCAGAAAGGCTTTGGATGTGCAAAGCTTGTTATATTTGCAAATGCAGTAGAAGATAACCCATTTATGGCAGGAGCATTCCATGGAATTGGAGAAGCTGAAAGAATAATAAATGTAGGAGTTTCAGGACCTGGAGTTGTTAAAAGAGCACTTGAAAAAGTAAGAGGAGAATCTTTTGATGTTGTTGCAGAAACTATTAAGAAGACAACATTTAAAATAACTAGAATGGGTCAGATGGTTGCAAAGGAAGCTTCTGATAGACTTAATGTTCCATTTGGAATAGTAGATCTTTCATTAGCACCTACACCAGCAGTAGGAGATTCAGTAGCTGAAATATTAGAAGAAATTGGACTTGAATCTGTAGGAGGACATGGTACAACAGCAGCTTTAGCAATGCTTAACGACCAAGTTAAAAAAGGTGGAGTTATGGCATGTAGCCACGTTGGAGGTTTAAGTGGAGCTTTTATACCAGTATCGGAAGATTCAGGAATGATAAAAGCAGCAGTTAATGGAAACATTAATATACAAAAACTTGAAGCTATGACTTGTGTATGTTCAGTAGGACTTGATATGATAGCTATTCCTGGAGATACACCAGCATCTACAATTTCAGCAATGATAGCAGATGAAGCAGCAATTGGAGTTATTAATAACAAAACAACTGCAGTTAGAGTTATTCCAGCTCCAGGCTGTAAAGTAGGAGATATGGTTGAATTCGGAGGACTTTTAGGAGCAGCACCAGTTATGGCTGTAAATACAAGTTCAAGCGAATTATTTGCTAAAAGAGGTGGAAGAATTCCTGCACCTATACACTCATTTAAGAATTAA
- a CDS encoding DUF6063 family protein: protein MSYTTEEIKISNKIFYYILKHGELKEEEGELYKSYSENENVTQLVKELGEASECYVKKYGGVIYLIPKEDNDFLGYSKGELKKILCKSSANDKDYYLSQFVILTLLVEFYGSQGITSKSREYMKVGEFLNIITDRLNDGAQRAINNANVSESGIAFENILERFEALKSSDKKTTSKTTKEGFINTILDFLDEQGLIYYIKSDDMIKTTKKLDSFMDWNLLNRNNYKRVLEALGEDIDE, encoded by the coding sequence ATGTCATACACAACTGAAGAAATTAAGATTAGTAACAAAATATTTTATTATATATTAAAACATGGAGAGTTGAAAGAAGAAGAAGGAGAACTTTATAAAAGTTACTCGGAAAATGAAAATGTAACGCAATTAGTTAAAGAGCTTGGGGAAGCTTCAGAATGTTATGTTAAAAAATATGGAGGAGTAATTTATCTTATACCAAAAGAGGATAATGATTTTCTAGGGTATTCAAAAGGGGAGCTTAAAAAAATATTGTGTAAGTCCTCGGCAAATGATAAAGATTATTATTTATCTCAATTTGTAATTTTAACTCTTTTAGTTGAATTTTACGGTTCACAGGGAATTACAAGTAAGTCAAGAGAATATATGAAAGTTGGAGAATTTTTAAATATAATTACAGATAGACTTAATGATGGTGCACAAAGAGCTATTAATAATGCAAATGTTTCAGAAAGTGGAATAGCTTTTGAAAATATACTCGAAAGATTTGAAGCTTTAAAAAGCAGTGATAAAAAAACTACATCAAAAACAACTAAAGAAGGGTTTATAAATACTATTTTAGATTTTTTGGATGAGCAAGGGCTAATTTATTATATAAAAAGTGATGATATGATTAAGACTACTAAAAAACTTGATAGTTTTATGGATTGGAATCTTTTAAATAGAAATAATTATAAAAGAGTATTGGAAGCTTTAGGAGAAGATATAGATGAGTAA
- a CDS encoding ATP-binding protein — protein MHNPMELNNYLSSETIKGINVLLNAMLAFNNGGYLIVDELENHFNRKIISILIRFFMNEKVNPKGATIIFSTHYSQLLDEFEKSDDIYIVRNNNGINVEKLSKILKRNDIKKSEA, from the coding sequence TTGCATAATCCAATGGAACTAAATAATTATCTATCTTCTGAAACTATAAAAGGAATAAATGTATTATTAAATGCTATGTTAGCTTTTAATAATGGAGGTTATCTGATTGTTGATGAATTAGAAAATCATTTTAATAGAAAAATTATTTCTATATTAATCCGATTTTTTATGAATGAGAAAGTTAATCCTAAAGGTGCAACTATAATATTCTCAACACACTATTCACAGTTATTAGATGAATTTGAAAAAAGTGATGATATTTATATTGTCAGAAATAATAATGGTATAAACGTTGAAAAACTTTCTAAAATATTGAAGAGAAATGATATTAAAAAAAGTGAAGCTTAG